A genomic region of Parambassis ranga chromosome 7, fParRan2.1, whole genome shotgun sequence contains the following coding sequences:
- the ogg1 gene encoding N-glycosylase/DNA lyase isoform X2 encodes MAKHAVLSSGAKMWKSMKCAKSELRLDLTLACGQTFRWRETAEGHWTGVMAGRVWTLTQTDDTLWYHVYKHQDKQKNEGDRKRRAGVCLLEENKAGKRFKNEEEDPVTVAQTSEVEEGMLRDYFQLNVNLGDLYSEWAAADCHFRNIAQIFTGVRMLRQDPTECLFSFICTSNNHISRIQGMVERLCQALGAPLCQLDQTSYYDFPSLSALADSSVEACLRDLGFGYRARFLQQSAKQILDTRGLQWLEGLRKAPYLEARDALRTLPGVGTKVADCVCLMSLDKPEAVPIDTHVWQIAKRDYKYAAGSGQKSITDKLHRDIGDFFRKLWGPYAGWAQSVLFCADLKKFQSLKEMMQPKKEEEEEGEEEETAVCKKPKKAEHNGTVKTLKPKSAKMTVKKEKVV; translated from the exons ATGGCTAAACATGCGGTGCTTTCATCGGGGGCAAAAATGTGGAAATCTATGAAGTGTGCGAAGTCAGAGCTTCGTCTGGATCTTACTCTTGCTTGTGGACAAACCTTCCG ATGGAGAGAAACTGCAGAAGGACACTGGACTGGGGTGATGGCAGGCCGAGTGTGGACCCTGACCCAAACAGATGACACTCTTTGGTACCACGTCTACAAACACCAGGACAAACAGAAGAATGAAGGTGACAGGAAAAGGAGAGCTGGTGTTTGCCTCCTGGAGGAAAACAAGGCAGGGAAGAGATTCAAAAACGAGGAAGAGGATCCAGTTACAGTTGCACAGACCAGTGAGGTGGAAGAAGGGATGCTGAGAGACTACTTCCAGCTAAATGTGAACCTGGGTGATCTGTACAGCGAGTGGGCTGCAGCAGATTGCCACTTCAGGAACATTGCACAGATCTTCACCG GTGTGCGAATGCTGAGACAGGACCCCACTGAGTGCCTGTTTTCTTTTATATGCACCTCCAACAACCACATCTCTCGTATTCAGGGCATGGTAGAGAGACTGTGTCAGGCACTGGGTGCGCCGCTGTGTCAGCTGGATCAAACCTCTTACTATGATTTTCCTTCCCTGTCTGCACTTGCAG ACAGCAGTGTAGAGGCGTGTCTCAGGGATCTCGGTTTTGGATACAGAGCTCGGTTCCTTCAGCAGAGTGCAAAGCAGATTCTGGATACCCGTGGGCTCCAGTGGCTTGAAGGTTTACGCAAAGCCCCATATCTGGAGGCCCGTGATGCTCTACGTACTCTCCCTGGTGTGGGCACAAAG GTTGCAGACTGTGTATGTTTGATGTCGCTGGATAAACCAGAAGCTGTACCGATCGACACACATGTGTGGCAGATTGCTAAGCGAGACTACAAATATGCTGCAGGCAGCGGACAAAAGAGCATCACAGATAAACTTCATAGAGACATTG GGGATTTTTTCAGGAAGCTGTGGGGACCTTATGCTGGTTGGGCACAGTCG GTGTTGTTCTGTGCCGATCTCAAGAAGTTCCAAAGCCTCAAAGAAATGATGCAGccgaagaaagaggaagaggaggagggggaggaggaagaaacagcAGTGTGCAAGAAACCAAAAAAAGCAGAACACAATGGAACTGTGAAAACCCTAAAACCCAAGTCAGCAAAGATGACTGTCAAGAAGGAGAAGGTGGTATGA
- the ogg1 gene encoding N-glycosylase/DNA lyase isoform X1, translating into MRTESEPEAGPSCRASGGSSIAEDTATPEQSSAGTVSITMAKHAVLSSGAKMWKSMKCAKSELRLDLTLACGQTFRWRETAEGHWTGVMAGRVWTLTQTDDTLWYHVYKHQDKQKNEGDRKRRAGVCLLEENKAGKRFKNEEEDPVTVAQTSEVEEGMLRDYFQLNVNLGDLYSEWAAADCHFRNIAQIFTGVRMLRQDPTECLFSFICTSNNHISRIQGMVERLCQALGAPLCQLDQTSYYDFPSLSALADSSVEACLRDLGFGYRARFLQQSAKQILDTRGLQWLEGLRKAPYLEARDALRTLPGVGTKVADCVCLMSLDKPEAVPIDTHVWQIAKRDYKYAAGSGQKSITDKLHRDIGDFFRKLWGPYAGWAQSVLFCADLKKFQSLKEMMQPKKEEEEEGEEEETAVCKKPKKAEHNGTVKTLKPKSAKMTVKKEKVV; encoded by the exons atgcgcACTGAGAGTGAGCCAGAGGCAGGGCCgtcatgtagggccagtggaggaagttctattgctgag GACACGGCAACTCCTGAACAGTCATCCGCTGGAACAGTTAGCATCACAATGGCTAAACATGCGGTGCTTTCATCGGGGGCAAAAATGTGGAAATCTATGAAGTGTGCGAAGTCAGAGCTTCGTCTGGATCTTACTCTTGCTTGTGGACAAACCTTCCG ATGGAGAGAAACTGCAGAAGGACACTGGACTGGGGTGATGGCAGGCCGAGTGTGGACCCTGACCCAAACAGATGACACTCTTTGGTACCACGTCTACAAACACCAGGACAAACAGAAGAATGAAGGTGACAGGAAAAGGAGAGCTGGTGTTTGCCTCCTGGAGGAAAACAAGGCAGGGAAGAGATTCAAAAACGAGGAAGAGGATCCAGTTACAGTTGCACAGACCAGTGAGGTGGAAGAAGGGATGCTGAGAGACTACTTCCAGCTAAATGTGAACCTGGGTGATCTGTACAGCGAGTGGGCTGCAGCAGATTGCCACTTCAGGAACATTGCACAGATCTTCACCG GTGTGCGAATGCTGAGACAGGACCCCACTGAGTGCCTGTTTTCTTTTATATGCACCTCCAACAACCACATCTCTCGTATTCAGGGCATGGTAGAGAGACTGTGTCAGGCACTGGGTGCGCCGCTGTGTCAGCTGGATCAAACCTCTTACTATGATTTTCCTTCCCTGTCTGCACTTGCAG ACAGCAGTGTAGAGGCGTGTCTCAGGGATCTCGGTTTTGGATACAGAGCTCGGTTCCTTCAGCAGAGTGCAAAGCAGATTCTGGATACCCGTGGGCTCCAGTGGCTTGAAGGTTTACGCAAAGCCCCATATCTGGAGGCCCGTGATGCTCTACGTACTCTCCCTGGTGTGGGCACAAAG GTTGCAGACTGTGTATGTTTGATGTCGCTGGATAAACCAGAAGCTGTACCGATCGACACACATGTGTGGCAGATTGCTAAGCGAGACTACAAATATGCTGCAGGCAGCGGACAAAAGAGCATCACAGATAAACTTCATAGAGACATTG GGGATTTTTTCAGGAAGCTGTGGGGACCTTATGCTGGTTGGGCACAGTCG GTGTTGTTCTGTGCCGATCTCAAGAAGTTCCAAAGCCTCAAAGAAATGATGCAGccgaagaaagaggaagaggaggagggggaggaggaagaaacagcAGTGTGCAAGAAACCAAAAAAAGCAGAACACAATGGAACTGTGAAAACCCTAAAACCCAAGTCAGCAAAGATGACTGTCAAGAAGGAGAAGGTGGTATGA